The sequence below is a genomic window from Clostridia bacterium.
CCAGATTTCTGGGTCCACTATAAGCAAGGCGTTATGCTGAAGCCACTAACGAGGAGTTGCCAATCCCGGGCAAGAGGACAACAAAACGGCCTACAGCACGGATGATATTGGATTCGTTTGATGCTGTCATCGTTGTTCAGCTTCCTGATGGCAGTCGGCTGCTTTCTGAATCAAGACTGTTCCCGGATGAGATGTTCCGGGCTCTGGGAGTATCGCCGGCGGTCTACATCACAATTCCGCAAGAAAACCGCTTCCTCTGAAAACCAAGCGATTTAAGGCCCGAGGGTGCTGAATATGGGTCTGATCGTGTTCGACCGTGGGGTATTCCGGCAGGGTGCAGAAAAAACCGTCTGACATATCCGCCGGCTCGATCCCGATCAGGCCGCTATAGTGCCCTTGGGCGTCCCCATCGCACAGGGCTGGAGGAATTGGGCGCGCAGGGTAGAATTACGCCGATGCCGGTCTTGGCGAGGCCAATATGGGCAATCACTCACAATGAAGGGAGTCAGATCATGAAGACAGATCGTTTGCCGAAGAGGGGTCTTCAGCTGAGAGCGTCCCTTGTCCTATTTGTACTTCTCTTCTTCGCGGTGAATGCCAGCGCCTCTGAGATCACTCTTCAAGAGACTTGGTGTTTACTTGAGCAGGACGATAGGGCGGTGGGTTTTTCCCTGGATCGTTGTGTGCGCACAGACGACGGTTTCCTTTACACAAGCAATATCGTCTTGCGGATGGGCATTCTGGGAGGCCCGGCGCAGGATGTGAAAATCTATGCTGAGTTGTCAGTGGACCACGACTATTTGGCCCGGTCATATCGACTCATCTCAGAGTTGGCGGGCAAACAAGGCCAGATCATTGGGGAGATCACCGATGATGCGGTCACGGTAACTGTCATTGATCCCGGCGGCTCGGAGTACCGCAGTATGTTTTCGCGAGATGATGATGAACCGCTGTACTTCAAGGATTCATTCACCGAGTACATAGTAAACGTCAAGGGCCTGAAAATCGGGGAAAGGCATACCGCCAGGGTCTGGGATTATGGCAATGATCAGTTCAGCGACTTCGCTATCCGGGTGGATGAAGAGACGACCTACGAGTATAAAGGGGAATCAGCGCCGGTTTTCTTCGTCGTGGAGGAGTCGCCCGGCCAGACAACCTGGCTCGTTTCTGAAGACGGCATTCTCTACTACGGCTATGACGCCCTTGAGAGAACAGGCTCCAGAAAGGTGGAGAAGGAGGACATCCCTGAGCTCAGCGCCCTTTCCCTCGATGTGCTGCTTGTGCCGGGCAATATCCGGGTGATGCATCCTTTCAGGAGCGTAAAGAGCGTCATAAGGGTCGCCTGGGAGGATGTCGACATTGCCGACTTCGCCTTCAACGATAACCGCCAAAAGCTCATAGGACATACTGAGACAGGAAAGTCGCATGAAGCTCTCGTGGAGATCGTGAAGGATCAGCGGGATTTCGCCGGTCGGGCGGTTGTGCCGATGGCTGATAGCGAATTCGCCCCGTACCTTGC
It includes:
- a CDS encoding transglutaminase-like domain-containing protein; this encodes MKTDRLPKRGLQLRASLVLFVLLFFAVNASASEITLQETWCLLEQDDRAVGFSLDRCVRTDDGFLYTSNIVLRMGILGGPAQDVKIYAELSVDHDYLARSYRLISELAGKQGQIIGEITDDAVTVTVIDPGGSEYRSMFSRDDDEPLYFKDSFTEYIVNVKGLKIGERHTARVWDYGNDQFSDFAIRVDEETTYEYKGESAPVFFVVEESPGQTTWLVSEDGILYYGYDALERTGSRKVEKEDIPELSALSLDVLLVPGNIRVMHPFRSVKSVIRVAWEDVDIADFAFNDNRQKLIGHTETGKSHEALVEIVKDQRDFAGRAVVPMADSEFAPYLAETRFITPSLPEVKELVGAICGEETDGWLITQKLLGWIYENMQVEMIPQTLTTEEILAGRKGKCVEYAILFAAMARSAGLPTKVAMGERYTNGVWVGHMWNEVWLGEWVAVDASHGQLAPDALLLKFVDSAEVMGTQKVRLGLTGRLGISIEEVVLEQDEELATAMATGIKGQTYTNADYRCRITIPDDYTLVEVEEQGMAMLMAVKPTDPDTQMVLLPFSVPEGTAAPLILSARLPALGQALPGFTLLGQGTGEIAGHPAAVGTWTYEYGKVYKQQNWILINKDCGYLFVFSSALELWDSEAHDFAAAREGFALIVD